A segment of the Bdellovibrio bacteriovorus genome:
TTCTTTCTGGGACAGGGCTGGCTGGTCAGCTTTCGCGAATTGTCTGCTTTGCTGGAATTCCTGATTCAGGAAGGCCTTTTGCAGAACCCGAATGTTCAGGCTTACTTCAACCGCGCCCAACAGGCCATGCACGAACAAGGGCATTTAAGCGGACCAGGCCAGCAAGTGACCTCGCTAAATCCGTCGCAACTGCCCTTCTTCCGTTCTTTGGATTCGCGGCTTGCGCAGCACCTGATGCAAAACTCTGAACGCTTCCAGGTCCCGGCCAACATCAAAGTCATTCAATCCGGAAAAAATGACCGGGATCTGTTCATTCTGTTAAAAGGCCAGGCCGGCATTTACCGTGTGTTCGGCAATCAACAGCGCCAGATGGTGGCGGCACTTCATTCCGGGGCCCTGTTTGGTGAAAGCGGATTCCTGTTAAATCACCCGCGCACCGCGGACGTTATCACTCTGGCTCCCAGTGAAATTCTGCGTGTTCGCCATTTGCCAGAGTTCGATCAACTGATCAAAAGCGACAAAGCCCAAAGCCTGCAACAACGCTTCTGGATTCTGCAGGCCCTGCAGTCT
Coding sequences within it:
- a CDS encoding cyclic nucleotide-binding domain-containing protein; translated protein: MRIEKEPLQIPALQMQPSADGGSFTVLSTRKSYRLNPLQYSYLDVLKNGSSIEGLVQFFLGQGWLVSFRELSALLEFLIQEGLLQNPNVQAYFNRAQQAMHEQGHLSGPGQQVTSLNPSQLPFFRSLDSRLAQHLMQNSERFQVPANIKVIQSGKNDRDLFILLKGQAGIYRVFGNQQRQMVAALHSGALFGESGFLLNHPRTADVITLAPSEILRVRHLPEFDQLIKSDKAQSLQQRFWILQALQSSNIFKNLPGDCLDSLIFSGRLVKSPAHQRLFNEGQPANTCYIVVQGSVVISQQGRNINVMAQGACFGEISLLMSGGQRTATATTQQETILLEIQQNNFYQVLSQNLFLAKEIETLAAQRLEADRQR